The sequence below is a genomic window from Nocardia fluminea.
TACCGAGATCCTGCAGGGCACCGACCTGCGCGTGGCGGGGGAAAGCGCCAAGTTCGGCGTCTCCGAGGCGCGGTGGGGCCTGTTCCCGCTGGGTGGTTCCGCGGTGCGGCTGGCCCGGCAGATCCCGTACACGGTGGCCGCTGATCTGCTGCTGACCGGTCGGCACATCACCGCTGCCGAGGCCAAGGAGATCGGCCTGATCGGCCATGTGGTCCCCGACGGAACCGCCCTCGACAAGGCCTTGGCGCTGGCAGGCCAGATCGCCGACAACGGCCCGCTCGCCGTCCAGGCGATGCTGCGCACCCTGCGCGAAACCGAGGCCATGCCGGAGAACGAGGCATTCCCCATCGAGGCGAAGATCGGCATCGAGGTGTTCAGATCAGCCGACGCCAAGGAAGGCCCGCGAGCCTTCGCCGAGAAGCGCAAGCCGAACTTCACCGGCACCTGATCCGCCGTAACCGCACTCCCACCCCCGCACGACGCGGCCCCTGCGGGGGCCGCGCTCGCTCGCGTCGTTACGCTCCCGGGTAGTCCATGAAGAACGGCTCCCACTGGTGGCCATCCGGGTCGATGAACGTCCGGCCGTGCATCCCGACCTGAGCCTCCTGCGCCTTCTTGTCGTCGTTCACCTCTTCGGTGGCGCCCGCCGCCACAGCCGCATCGGTGAGCGCATCGACCTCCGCCGCACTGCCGAGCGACAACGCGTACGCAGCACCGATGGCACCGCCGGTATCAGCGATCGGGCGCTTGCTGAA
It includes:
- a CDS encoding crotonase/enoyl-CoA hydratase family protein encodes the protein MADCLVEKRDHVLIVTMNRPEARNALSAEMMAIMRDAWDQVDSDPDIRVAILTGAGGAFCAGMDLKAMSSQHPGDTASNGSWDPAYLPALLKGRRLSKPLIAAVEGPAIAGGTEILQGTDLRVAGESAKFGVSEARWGLFPLGGSAVRLARQIPYTVAADLLLTGRHITAAEAKEIGLIGHVVPDGTALDKALALAGQIADNGPLAVQAMLRTLRETEAMPENEAFPIEAKIGIEVFRSADAKEGPRAFAEKRKPNFTGT
- a CDS encoding VOC family protein → MSTKMIFINLPVADLDRSKGFYEALGWKVNEDFTDQNAACIVVDDNICLMLLTKDFFTTFSKRPIADTGGAIGAAYALSLGSAAEVDALTDAAVAAGATEEVNDDKKAQEAQVGMHGRTFIDPDGHQWEPFFMDYPGA